One part of the Synergistaceae bacterium genome encodes these proteins:
- a CDS encoding LicD family protein, with protein sequence MKEITPSRLKELQLGILDTVAEFCTAHGINYWLNAGTLLGAVRHRGYIPWDDDVDLAMLRRDYDKFMAEFNGSNSRYKFVCYENDPESFTHFGKVLDTSTVLYEPDERGEKLSVYIDIFPMDNAPDDVSARERMFRWRNVLYVCNLGRKLPVFLKPTRGGILRRLCVYAFRAVLRVFPRHYFVKALVRNAKRFAGADTEYFGDFTGTHNAVMRRDLAENITRLEFEGKKYNAPAGYDEWLRKLFGDYMRLPAPEKRASTHFFRAYELD encoded by the coding sequence ATGAAGGAAATTACACCTTCAAGGCTGAAGGAATTGCAGCTTGGGATTCTTGATACTGTCGCGGAATTTTGCACGGCTCACGGGATAAATTACTGGCTAAATGCTGGGACTCTTCTCGGCGCGGTCAGGCACAGGGGCTATATCCCATGGGATGATGATGTTGACCTTGCGATGCTGAGACGGGACTACGACAAGTTCATGGCCGAGTTCAACGGGAGCAACAGCCGCTACAAGTTTGTTTGTTACGAGAATGACCCGGAGAGCTTTACGCATTTCGGGAAAGTCCTCGATACGTCAACAGTATTGTATGAGCCTGATGAGAGGGGCGAAAAGTTGTCAGTGTACATAGATATATTTCCGATGGATAACGCACCCGATGATGTTTCAGCCCGTGAAAGAATGTTCCGGTGGCGTAATGTTCTTTACGTCTGCAACTTGGGAAGGAAGCTGCCTGTTTTCCTGAAGCCCACGAGGGGAGGAATATTGCGGCGGCTGTGCGTGTATGCTTTCCGGGCGGTGCTGAGAGTTTTCCCGCGTCATTATTTCGTGAAGGCTCTTGTGAGGAACGCAAAGAGATTCGCCGGGGCTGACACGGAATATTTCGGGGATTTCACCGGGACTCACAATGCTGTGATGAGAAGAGACCTTGCGGAGAATATAACGCGGCTTGAATTTGAGGGGAAGAAGTATAATGCCCCGGCCGGTTATGATGAGTGGCTGAGAAAACTTTTCGGGGATTACATGCGCCTTCCTGCGCCGGAAAAGAGAGCCTCGACTCATTTTTTCAGGGCTTACGAATTGGATTAG